The following is a genomic window from Candidatus Zixiibacteriota bacterium.
ATCAAACCGCAGGAGGATCAGGTTCGCCAAGGCCACCCGGAATCCTGCCCCGAACGATCCGTAGAACTGGTCGAACTCTTCCTCCCAGGCCGACCCGACATCGGCGAAAATCGCCCCGCGAATCGCCCGAAAGCCGATACCGCCGATCGGCGAGCCGATACTCAGCACGTTGATCAGGGGGAACCGCAGTTCGTTGGAGGCAAAGAGCACGTGCCGCGTGTACCATTCCCGCCGGTCGAACCCGCGGAATGACCAGCTCCCCCCGAAATAGATCCGCTGCGGCTCGGTCCCCTCCGACCAGTAGGCGAACAGCCGGTTGGCGAACGCCGAGACCCGCCCGAGCCGGAAATAATGCCGGACGTCGGCCGCCGCCAGCCGATTGAACGACCGCACCCCGTCCAGCCGCGTGGTCAGCCCGACAGTGAGATTGTACCGCCGCCCGTCGATCGGCCCCGAAATGTCCCACAGCGAGTTGTCGTACACCCAACTGAGATAGTTCGTCATCAACACCGCCCGGCGGTCCCGCGTCCGTGTCCCCTCCTCCCGGTTCGAATGCCGCCCCACCGTCGTCACGTCCAGCCGGTGGAACTTGGAGAACGGGTAGCTGAACACCCCGATCATCCCCGCCTGCCGCTCCCAGTAGAAACCGTCGTAGTCGTTGAAATACTCGTCGTACAGGTGGAACGCCCCGATCCCCCAGTTGAGCCGCCGCTCCCGGTTGAGGTAGGTCACTCCGATATTGAACGACTGCAGAAACTCGTCCTTGGTATTGGCCGTGTTGGTCAGGAGGAAATGGTACGAGTGGTTTCCCAGCATGTCCGACATGGCGAACTGGAAACCTCCGAGCGACCCGTAGACCGGGTCGTAGCCGACCGCCGACTGGGCAATATCGAGCGAGTAGTCGGTCTCGTACTTCACCGAGCTCTTCACGTATTTCGAGTCGATCCGATCGGGCCGCCAGGACGGTGTCGGCGGCGGCGTCTCCTGCGCTACCGGCGCCGGCTCGGCCGGGAGCTCCATGCGGAACACCTGGTACCCCATCTTCTGGTACCCGCTGTACACCAACCCCTTTCCATCCGGCGTCACCCGCGGTTCAAACGCCCCCGTCACGTAGGTCGACTGCCGCGTCAGGCCGCCGAGGCTGTCGAGCCGGTAAATGTTGAATGTCCCGTTCCGGTCCGAGGTGAAATAGATCCCGCCGGCCGCGCCGTCCGGCGTCTGGTCGCGGTAACGCCCGAACGTCAACTGCCGCACGGTCCCCGATCCGAGGGCGTAGGAGAACAGGTTGAGCGCCCCCTCTTTCCCCTCCGGCCCGCGGTCGGAGGCAAACACGATCTGGTTCCCGTCGGGCGAAAACACCGGATCGGTGTCGTAGTAGATGTCCTCCAGAATCGGGCGGTAGGCGCCGTCCGCCAGATTGAGCGCGTAGACGTCGGCCATCCCGCCGAGCGTCACCCCCGCGAACACCAACTGCGTGCCGTCGGGCGAAAGCCGGGGGGAATGCGCTCCCGCGAGATCGGCGAACTCGTAGCGGTGCGTGACCCGCTCCTCGCGCAGATTGTAGACGTAGATAACGTCGTTCCCTTTCGACTTCGATGAGAACACGACCATCCCCGAGTCGGTCGCGTCAATCCCCGACCGCAGAAGGTAGAGGGATTCGAAATCGGACGAGCGCTCCCCTTTCAGGAGCGTCTTTACCCGCCGGCCGCGCCCCTCACCGGAGGGGGTCATGTAGATCCCCGAGTAGCCCATCCGATTGGCCTTGAACACGATCCACTCCCGCCGCCCGTCGCCGGCGTCCCACATGATCGGCACGCCCCGCACCGAATAGCCGTCGCGCGTGATCTGCACCGACTCCATATCCGGCAGCCCCGCCTCCTCCAACTGCGGGTAGTAGCACTTCTTGAGCGAATACCGCCACTTCCGGGAGACCTCGCGAAGGTCGTCACCGAGCGTCAGCTTCACCACCTCGTCGAACGTCTTCCCCTTGGCGAGATTCTCAAACAGCAGAGTGAGCTTCTCCGGTCCGTAAGTCGAATCGATGAAAGTGCAGATGGACTCGCCGAGCTTGTACATGTAGTAAGAGCCCGCCACCCGGTAGAGGTCCTCGATTCCGAGCTGGAGTTCGTTGACGGCCATGTCCTTGACCACCATCTCGGCCTCGGCGTCCCACGCCTTCGACCAGTACTCCGCCAGTCCCTCCGTAAACCACAGCGGCGGCCGCCCGAAATTCACCCGCCCCATGCGCGCGAGCACCGCCTCCATCTTGGAGAGCTGGAACACGTGAACCAGTTCGTGGCGGAGGACGTGCGCGAAATCGTAGTACGACCCGTGGAACGGCAGCACCACCCGCCCCTTCATGAACTCGGTGAATCCCCCCACCGACTCCGGCAGAAGGCTCGGGATCACGTTGGTCTGGCTGAAATAACTGGGCGAGGAGTAGATGATCAGCGGCGTCTTCTCGTTGATCTCGTGGTTGAATTTCGCCGCCAGCGCCCGGTAGCTGTCCTCCGCCAACTGGGCCGCGATCCGGGCGATCTCCTCCTCCTCGGAATAGAAGTAGATGCGGAAATGCTCGGTCGTCATGACCTGCCAGTCGAAACGGGTGTACTGGACTTTGTTTTTCCCGAAATAGAACTGGGCCTGCGCCGGCAGCCACAGACCGACAGCCGCGGCCGCCAGCACGGCCGTCCACACCCACTTCATTTTCCGGGAATTTCTCATCCGCCGTTCACCCATCGCCGACTCGCCCCGCCTTGCGGAAAGAGACCGCCCTAAGGCCGCGAGGAAGCTTCGGTTGCCTGGTAACTATAATCTGTATCGGCACTTCGGACAACCGTCATTATCGGACAATCCCCGCCTCAAAACCGCACGATGAACACCGGCTCCCGTCCATACCGATGATCTCCGTCCGATATCCCCGGCGCTCCACCAGACTTTTCCCGCAGCCCCGGCAGAGCGTGTCCCCTCCCCCCGGGACACTCACATTTCCGAGATAGACGTACCACAGCCGCTCCTGTGCAATTTCCCGCGCCCGCACCAGCGTCCCCGCCGGCGTCGCCGGCAGCCGCATTTTGTACTCGGGCCGATAGGCGGAAAAATGCAGGGGTATCCGCTCCGACACCGAGGCCACAAACGCGGTCAGCTTTCGGATATCCTCCTCGCAGTCGTTCAGCGTCGGAATCACCAGGTTGGTGACCTCGACATGCACCCCCGCCTCGGCCGAGCGCCGGATCGTGTGGAGCACCGGTTCGACCCGCCCCTTGCAGACCGTTCGATAGAACGACGGCGCCATCCCCTTCAGATCGACATTCATTGCGTCCACCAGCGGAATGAGTTCCTCCAGCGGCGCCGCCTCGATGTAGCCGTTGGTCACCAGCACGACTGCGAGGCCAGCCTGTCGGAGGATGGGCGCCACGTCCCGAATGTACTCGAACCACATGAGCGGTTCCGTGTAGGTGAACGCCACCCCGAATGCGCCGTAGCGGCGGGCCGCCGCGGCGAGACTCTCCGGCGACACGAATTTCGTCTCCGCCCGCTCCTGTGAAATCGCCCAGTTCTGGCAATGCCGGCACCCCAGGTTGCAGCTGTTCGGCCCGGTCGAGAGGATGTCGGTCCCCGGATGAAAATGGTAGAGTGGTTTTTTCTCGATGGGATCGAGCGCGAGCGTGACCGCCTCGCCGTAGTTGTCCACCAGCAGCTCGCCGTCGCGCATGAAGCGGCTTCCGCACACGCCCCGCCGACCCTCGCGGAACCGGCAGCGCACCGGGCAGAGCGTGCACACGATCCCGCCGCCGGGAAGCGCCTCGCTGTATGCGGCCGCCCTGATCACGCGCAATCACCGTCCATCACAAGCTTTACGGCGGCCGCGAGATCTTCCGCAACTGCGATCCCCGCGGCGCCGGCCGCCGCTCGGATTTTCGCCTCTTCCGCCGCCCCGTGCCCGGTCCGCACCAGCACCCCGCGCCCGCCCATCACCCGCGCCAGGTTCACATCGTCCGCTTTGTCCCCGATCACCGACGACCGCCGCAGATCGATCCCCAGTTCCCGGGCCGCCTGTTCCGCCATCCCCGCCGCGGGTTTGCGGCACCCGCACGCGGCCGCATACTCCCGCACGGCGCCGTCTTCGTAGTGAGGGCAGTAGTACATCCCGTCCGCCCGTACGCCGGCCCGGGCGAGCAGGTCGCGGAGGCGCGCGTTGACCCGCTCCACCGCCTCGATCGCAAACAGCCCGCGCGCCACCCCGGACTGATTGGAGAGGATCACGATCCGGTACCCCCGTGCCTGCGCCGCCCGCAAACTCTCCGCGGCCCCCGGGACCAGTTCCACCCCGGCGGGATCGCCGAGGTACTCCTTGTCGGCCATCACCGTTCCGTCGCGATCGGCCAGGATGGCCGGGCGCTCCGCCTGCCGCCGCGCGATCAGATCCGCGACCGCTTCGGCCGCCGCCTCGGGCGAAATCCGCGTGAGGCAGTAGGGCTCCTCGCGAAAGCACGCTTTTTCGCCGTGAAGGGAGCACGGGCGGCAGTATTCCTCGACTTCGAGCACCCGGTCACAGAGTCCGCGCGGCGCGAAGCCGAGGGCTGGGTGGGTCGGTCCGAAGACGACGGCTGCCGGCGTCCCGACCGCCGATGAGAGATGGGCGATCCCCGAATCATTGGCCAGCGTCGCCGTGCACCGGCGCAGGACCGCGGCGATCTCGCCGATCGGCCGGTCCACTAGCTCCACGCAGTGCTCGGGCGCGACCGCGGGCGGTTTCGGTCCTTTCCCCTGTTCCGCGGAGGTGGCGATCCAGACAATTCCGGCCCCGTACGTGCGGTGGAGCTCGGCCGCCGCCGCCGCAAATCGCTCCACCGGCCACTGCTTCGGGCGGTGGGCGGCGCCCGGCGCTGCCGCCACGCACACCTGGTGCCGCCCGAGGAACTCGCGCACCGAAGGCGGCAGGTCCGCGTCCGGCACCGGCGGGGGAAGGAGCGGGCGC
Proteins encoded in this region:
- a CDS encoding HAD-IIIA family hydrolase yields the protein MEKILVIRFGSLGDVILTSAAVLNLKISFPGSRLTFFTKERFGGLAAAFDGVDEVVCLPEGGDGRELVRLALELDRRGFDAVADLHGNFRSWLTRKMVTAPHATVYPKRRLARRRLLRGRNRLAPGPHTIDLYNQAVRAIGGKTPARRPLLPPPVPDADLPPSVREFLGRHQVCVAAAPGAAHRPKQWPVERFAAAAAELHRTYGAGIVWIATSAEQGKGPKPPAVAPEHCVELVDRPIGEIAAVLRRCTATLANDSGIAHLSSAVGTPAAVVFGPTHPALGFAPRGLCDRVLEVEEYCRPCSLHGEKACFREEPYCLTRISPEAAAEAVADLIARRQAERPAILADRDGTVMADKEYLGDPAGVELVPGAAESLRAAQARGYRIVILSNQSGVARGLFAIEAVERVNARLRDLLARAGVRADGMYYCPHYEDGAVREYAAACGCRKPAAGMAEQAARELGIDLRRSSVIGDKADDVNLARVMGGRGVLVRTGHGAAEEAKIRAAAGAAGIAVAEDLAAAVKLVMDGDCA
- a CDS encoding PD40 domain-containing protein, with the translated sequence MRNSRKMKWVWTAVLAAAAVGLWLPAQAQFYFGKNKVQYTRFDWQVMTTEHFRIYFYSEEEEIARIAAQLAEDSYRALAAKFNHEINEKTPLIIYSSPSYFSQTNVIPSLLPESVGGFTEFMKGRVVLPFHGSYYDFAHVLRHELVHVFQLSKMEAVLARMGRVNFGRPPLWFTEGLAEYWSKAWDAEAEMVVKDMAVNELQLGIEDLYRVAGSYYMYKLGESICTFIDSTYGPEKLTLLFENLAKGKTFDEVVKLTLGDDLREVSRKWRYSLKKCYYPQLEEAGLPDMESVQITRDGYSVRGVPIMWDAGDGRREWIVFKANRMGYSGIYMTPSGEGRGRRVKTLLKGERSSDFESLYLLRSGIDATDSGMVVFSSKSKGNDVIYVYNLREERVTHRYEFADLAGAHSPRLSPDGTQLVFAGVTLGGMADVYALNLADGAYRPILEDIYYDTDPVFSPDGNQIVFASDRGPEGKEGALNLFSYALGSGTVRQLTFGRYRDQTPDGAAGGIYFTSDRNGTFNIYRLDSLGGLTRQSTYVTGAFEPRVTPDGKGLVYSGYQKMGYQVFRMELPAEPAPVAQETPPPTPSWRPDRIDSKYVKSSVKYETDYSLDIAQSAVGYDPVYGSLGGFQFAMSDMLGNHSYHFLLTNTANTKDEFLQSFNIGVTYLNRERRLNWGIGAFHLYDEYFNDYDGFYWERQAGMIGVFSYPFSKFHRLDVTTVGRHSNREEGTRTRDRRAVLMTNYLSWVYDNSLWDISGPIDGRRYNLTVGLTTRLDGVRSFNRLAAADVRHYFRLGRVSAFANRLFAYWSEGTEPQRIYFGGSWSFRGFDRREWYTRHVLFASNELRFPLINVLSIGSPIGGIGFRAIRGAIFADVGSAWEEEFDQFYGSFGAGFRVALANLILLRFDFSRTTDFETISRNTEFDFFFGWNF
- the amrS gene encoding AmmeMemoRadiSam system radical SAM enzyme, giving the protein MRAAAYSEALPGGGIVCTLCPVRCRFREGRRGVCGSRFMRDGELLVDNYGEAVTLALDPIEKKPLYHFHPGTDILSTGPNSCNLGCRHCQNWAISQERAETKFVSPESLAAAARRYGAFGVAFTYTEPLMWFEYIRDVAPILRQAGLAVVLVTNGYIEAAPLEELIPLVDAMNVDLKGMAPSFYRTVCKGRVEPVLHTIRRSAEAGVHVEVTNLVIPTLNDCEEDIRKLTAFVASVSERIPLHFSAYRPEYKMRLPATPAGTLVRAREIAQERLWYVYLGNVSVPGGGDTLCRGCGKSLVERRGYRTEIIGMDGSRCSSCGFEAGIVR